The DNA window AAAGACAAATACCGGCCTCAAAAGCATGGTCATCTTTCCTGGAATCCCTCACAACAGCTACAGTTAGGCCCGGCCTTGGTTGCTGCAttaccacaaaaataaataccatGTGGAGAGACAGCTGCAGTCGCTTGCCGTAGTTGATTTTTGCCAAGTCCAGGACAACCTAAGAAATTGACAATGAAAAGTTATCTATAATGTCTGTTCATTGATCACGCAGcattcttttcaaaataattgttCAAAATCCAGAAGTGAGCATGGGAAAGGATGACATAGAAGCATACCAACATCTATGACATGAATAACCCCTCTAACAGGGACTTTATTCTGGTCTTTTGAATGCTTTCGTACACCACCAAATAGTACTAGTGTTATTCCAGCTTTTCAGATTTAAGTTGATCCACAAAATATAGTTAGCCAAAGAAAATGTTGACAATCAGCAATTCTGAATTTGTATAAAATGTTACCTTTAACAAGTTCATGTCCATAGATGGATGAACATAAGGATTGAAGTATATGACAGAAGACATCCGAACCACATTCCCCAGAGCagaatttcataataaattgCAATCTCTTGGGAGAATGAGAAAAAATCAAGCAACTCGGTTTCTCTTGCATTAGAGTTAGAATGTTGCAACTCCTCAGGTGTATAGACTGTGACTtggaattttttattgaaacaGCCGCCAGATACAAATAGTTGCctgaaaatatatgaaaagttGCTCAATCTGTACTAGTAAAGAATGGTAATTAGAAACCCACAACATAAACACCTGGTACAAGTGTTATagtgtaattaaaaaaaattaattgatttcatAACGCAGCAAATAAGTTAAACTATTTTTAGCCCTATGAATTGATATTATCAGACAGTGAGAGTCGTCGAACTACTTGTTGGTGCGTGATTGTTTTAgttactttattttgtttttgcacAGGTCTTGGTGTCTGATTTCAatcattgaaatttgaaagtgaAATGACGAAAAATTTACGGAATTGTTAATGTATAGCATAAATATGGTCTCCCcgttcaagaagaaaaatcaattaagGTGAACATTACTCAACATCCTAAAACtgttgaacaaaataaaaacgtacgaatcaaaatttattttctgcTTATATAATGAAATTCCTAATGAATAAGATATTGATGTATGTACTTGCAAGCAAGAGAAGTTTAAACAGATCCTATGGGCCAAAGAAAAACATCTGACCCGTCAACTTTTACCACCCATGGGGAAATATAGAAAATACACCAAGTTTGGAAGAAATATTGTACCTCCTCCAATATccatgtaattattaattactcTTATGATTCAGTACAGTGATAAAATCTCCAGGGATGCCTGCATCAGCTAGATCTCCAGTCAGTTCACACTCTACAGTTCGAGGCACCCCGCCTTCTTCATGGTCATCAGATTTAGTGAGTTCTTACAGCCTGGAAAGATTTAAGAAGAATCTAATATTTACAGTAGAAGGAAAATGACGGAAAATACACTCAAGAAGGtgtaattaataaaactaaaaaagaattgagagcATATTCAGCATTTAGAAGTTACCGTATTTTTTGAGAGTCGGTTGCTTCAGCAGTAGTTCGAATGGTGAATGTTTCTTTTACACCCATCCAACTCACAAATGATGGAGGTGAAACCTTGCCATCAGGAAAGATGCGATCAATATTGCTTTTACACTATGCACAATCAAGGTTCATTTGCATCACGAAAGGCTTGAGAGTGCTAACTTTAACAACAATAACGCGCACTGATACAAGCTTGTCTGTCATGTCCCAAAATAATATAGCCTACATCATTTCCTTAAAGTAAACTTCGGGcttcataataaattttttagaagcTAACAAGTACCAATATATGACGCCTTCAAGTTCTTCAAAGCAAGCATAGATTCTGATTAGTTGTGCAATCGAACTAGGATTTGACGTCTTCTAAATTGTTCATCCATTTGGTCCTCATTACCTGCTTTAAAGACGAGTTAAGCATCCTAAGCTGAAACTCTGAAAGTATTTTATAgtatataaatagagaatgaaattctcGCAATAATTTGTGTTTACCTGTTGAATTGCAGCACTCATACATTTGAGAACAACTTTAGGATTTTCCTTTAGCATTAGGTAAAATCCATGTTGATCGCAAGTCTTCCGGGACTGTTGAAAGTCGATAGACAAAATAAAGATGACACGATCATCACCGACAGCctgttaaaataattgaacgTCAGTTCCCTCCTCCACGTGATGCTAAGAACAAGTGAGAGGAGCATCGATAGGATTAGTCAGCTACTTTTGCAAAGCAACAGATTGAAATGTTTTTGCATTATAAAGGTGAAAACGCGATGGATATTGGATATGAAACGAATCCAATCTACCTAACAATATTTACATTAACTACTCGGATCCAGAACCAAATTCAAACTACGCTTCGTTTCAAGTATAGTAGGAGGAGATGTTGATTACCAGCAGTTACTGACTTAGACAAATGAAAATCAGTTCCTCCAACCTAGAAACGAGGCATTTCTAGTCTCTGTTATAGTGCACAAGAAAAGCGTACCGAGATATCTGTTGACCCTAAAACAGTCTCAAGATTCAATAGGAAATCGATGTTGCGAAATCAACTGAATCGCGCAAGCTGGAAGCGACCTTGCAGGAGCTACCTACGTCCAATTCTTGATGCAAGAACGTATCTCGAACAATTAAAACCCGCGCCACAGAATTTAGTCAACTTATCCCAAGAAAacgaacaaaaatgaaaaatcaaactcaaaCGAGAGAGAGAATCACCTGTGAAGCGAGATGTCGACCTGcgggagaagaaaaaggaaaatgagcTTGAGCCATCCATTTTCGACAGTGAAGACAACGCGGGAAACTCCCGGCTCCATGCGTGTCTTCTCTATGTATGATTCGTCCATTTTTGGCGGGAAAGATAGAAGGCAGCGGTTTAGTTTAGGAATGTAGACTGGGCCGGCCATGGGCCCACCCGATGcgttttagttttatttttgaaatatatttgaattatcatttatcttaaaaacaaaaaacaaaaaacaatttcatttatcTCAACATATTTCTGTCATTTTTACACTTTTTtgggattaaaattttaatttactttttacaAACTTGGGTTTACTCTGTCGACTTAGtcaatctataattaataTAGTATTGTTACATTGTTCTCTTTTCACATTCAAATACGATCTAAAAGGTTTTAAACATAATCAGATGGATCCATAATCCTACAATAAAGTTTTCATTGAAACCCAGAAATGTTGAGTACGGGAAAGGGTTAAATGAGGAACATCTACAACACTATTCATGAACTAAAAAGGTAAAACATGACAACCACTTTTTGGATTCTGAAAGGTTCGAAATTCTTGTTCTGCCGAGATCACAAGCACCACGAGTACACAGACACGACGACAACGGCGATACCAAGTCAGCAATGCCCCCATATGATTGGTATCAGATGCTCAGCTTGCAGCACAACGACCTTCACATTTCACCATTAAACCCAGATTTGGAATACAACATATCATGAAACACTGGACCAGACGGACACCAGGATAAGCCACAGCCGTTAGTATTGTGTTCTTGCTAAGATGGCAACAGAGGCCATTCTTGATCCACATCTACGGCTGCCGCAGCTGAGAAAAGATCTTTTGGGCCTGTATGGAATGATTTTCAGTTACCTAAGTTAGATGAGCAGTGAGAGGCATCAGTGAACCTTTGAGTTTTGACAAGAAAGTGGGAGGCTTCCTTTGGGACATTATCAGATATTCACAAGCCGAGAGTCCTGATCAACAGTTAATTAACTCTTTCGAGTATCGAAACCCGCCCAAATTCATGATTCTGACTTACCTTACTGCAAGCATAAAGTTGGCAAAAGCATACCATCAACATTAGGTCTGGAAGTTCGGTAAGCTGTTGTTAGGCTCTCTGTTGGTGTTAGCTGTTGTCATTTTGTTTGCATAACTgcaagattcattctctttGCTCATCTCCTCCCTCAAAGCACCTGAATTCCTATTACTTTCTGCACATGAACCTGAATTGTGTGAATAGGTATTCCGTCCTTCACGACAAAGCTCCTTGATTTCTTGGTCATTCGTTTTGGACATCTTCGTTGTAAttggtttatttgatttcGAATTCATATTAGGCTGAATATTAGCACGAGTTGCGGTCTTGGGTAACACTCTAGCGGGTTGAACCCTTGAAGGCTTGGTCTTACTTTGGCCTCCATTTGTGCTAACATTTCCAGCTCCAGTCTTAGTCATGCCACCAGGTACAGCAAGATTAGATTTCATGCTAGATGTTTTCCCCTACAAAATACAGTCACAAAAAGGTCTTTAAATGTCACAATTctggaattttgaaaaataaaaacacgaGGTATGTTTGTTTTCCAGAGTTTATGACAAGGCAGATTATGAGAAAGAACCGAGTGCTCTCTATGCTGTCACCATCGGGAAGGCTTATGACAACAATTTTTTAGCTTCCTTGCTTAGCATAAcgacttgaaaaaaaaacacctttCAACTAAAGATACTGgttcatataataaaaacacaaaacttACCCCATCAAAGTATCCAATTTTAGGTGATGGCAATCGAAGGCCCGAAGGCTTCATTGAAGTAGGAGGAAGTGTAGAAGACTGCGAAGTTTTCTTTACTGGCTGAGATCGCAAACCAGTAGTCTGAGTATTGGGTCCAACAAGATGGTTTCCTCCATCATTAGATGTGTCACTGTCTATAGAGATTCTTTTGCTCGAAACTGAGTGAAGGCTGGCTCTTGTGCTATTTGATCGTTGTTCAAGAGTAGAATTTGATGATGACTCTGTCGACCACTCACTAATAGAACTAGCAGGTGATATTCCTGAAGAATGCTTAGTTTGGGATATCAAGTAAGACGAGAGACGAGAATTCTCAATAGGAGTTTTGACCTTCAATCCAACTCGTGATGACATTTTTGGGATACAGCCAGAGGAAGGTGAAGCCTTACCCTCTGTTTTTCTCCTCGCATCTTTGGAGAAAGAGTTACCGACCTTGTCAGATGAACTACGAGAAACGTCAAAGGAAGTCTTTTGCTGAATCTTAGCTGCAGTTGGAATTCGGGTAAGCTTAGCAGTACTTCTAAGACTAACTGAATCCCGCCTGCCTGCAATTAGCGTGAAAAGAGGTTGAATATGTAGATCTGTGCATCCCATTTCAAAGAATATATTTTGCTAAATTCAAAGTTCTAATCACCTGCACGTCCTGCATCACTGGTAGTGCCATCCTTTTCAGTGGCAGGAAGATTGTGACCAAGGGAAGGCCTCTTTATCGATGTTGAGATCGAAGGAAGCCTGCTGACTGCCTTCAATTGctagaaaattaagaataaaaatctttCCTCAGAAGCAGCAAAAAAATGTGGGCAAATAAGTAGAAAATGCTCGACAAAGAAATGTGATAGCTATTAGACAGGCAAATCCTAATCCATAGTCAGAAATTTTACTGTTATACACTTCCCTATCTTCCTTGGCATCATTCACTAAAAGCTAACAAACATAATGAACTTCAACGTTAATTTCATACTAATGGAGTAAAATGTAGTCCAACCGAAAAAATCCAGATATAAATTTCGAAACCAGGAGACATTTGAATGATAtaggttatatatataaggcAATTAGGTTTGTGCTTCACCTGTCCACTGCGTGGTTGAGAAGAAGTCTGCATAATAGTTCTACCCGGTCCTTGCAACCCATGAGTTTGCTTTCTGGAAGCAGACCTATCCTTTATCTGAAATATTACACGGTTACATTATGAGTTTGAGTATACAAGAAAGGTTTAAATCTAACTTTGACCtttgtatttttaaacttattgATCTTTATACTTTCAAATGTTCTATTTTGATTCCTAAAGTTTgtataaaaattttctttgtcCTTGAACACAAGACCTTTTAGTgcatttaacaaaaatatgacATGGCAGTGTTTTAGTCACCACCTATATTAGGAATGATATCAAATCAGAGAACAAGTGAACCAAAATTTCAGTTAAATGCTAGACAACAAATTTGATAACAatgataaaaaataacttcTATGAAAATTCACGAATcaaaaaacttttgaaagtgtAAAAAACAAAGGATAATAGCTTTAAGGTTCTATCAACGAAAAAGAGATTTACACCTATGAAACACTAAGAGGATGCAAAAATTTGTTCAACTTACCTTATTTTGTGAAGTAAGATCAAGCCGTCCTGGAGCTGAAAATAATGCTTATTGTTAGATTCGGTTCTGATGAGATACAAagttattatataaaaaattcataaatcatGCTCCTGCAGAACTAATCAACAGACAGATACGCatgtagaaaaagaaaaggtacaAATGGGGGGGAAAATACAAAAGCTGAATTGTCAATGGGGGAGGGAAAAGGAGAATAATCTCTCAGCTGTCAGAAAATAGCCGAGGAATgaataaagagaagaaatttatgttttgttttctcctGTTCACTTCCGCATGAATCTTTCTATCTAACAAATACAAGGTGGCGATTCGATACAGCACGCACGTAACTTCATGCTTCGGAAAGAAAAGTGGTTCTTCGAGCAGTAACCATACCAAATTTGAGCTAGGTTATAAAGGGCGAGATTCTCATTTTATCTAAATCATGCAAAAACTCACTTTTTTCATTAAACAAGATCTTTGGGTACAAAGTTACTCACATGGCGGTTTGCATGTTGTCTTTCGCCCGGATTCAGCTTTACTCCTCGAGTTACCCATCCCAATAATTCTACTAGATTTCTGAATTGAAGCCCTTACATCTTCGAATAAATTTCCCTCAATGCTTTCCAATGGCATAATTTCACTTTCCAACGAAGAAATTGTATCTGAAGATTTCTGAACATCTTCTGAAATTTTCGGTAGTGCACGCTTTTCAATCCTGCCTACTGGTGCAATCATGCTCGTTAACTCCTCAGGATCCAAAAACCCTGAAATACAAAAGTTTCGAACTGTAAGAGGTATATTGGGACAAAACTAAAACCACATctcaaaagcaaataaaagaataccTGCACTAGTGAAGAAAGCGCTATCCCATGCTAAACTCTTACGCAAGttatattttccatttcttctgaTCCTTTCCGGTTCCGAAGATTGGAGTGATTGAGGTTCATCCTCTCTCTGTTCGAAGGCGTCTGTTCCCTCCTCTATTCTGCTAGAATCTACGGTCCCTAATTGTCTGATATCGTCCTGTTCCTCGTCCTCCTTCGTAATGTCTACAAAAccacataaaaaaagaaaaaaaaaagtccaatAAAATCTCCAAAACTTCAAGTTTCCCAAAATTAAGCAAATCTTCTAGTTCTTAAACCCAAGAAAATCCATGCAAAAGTACCGCAGATGAACAACGCGCAACGAAgtagagaaaattaaattctcgaccaaaaacaaaaccaaagcCACTGcttgaatttgagtggcaaAAGAGAATATCGAACAACCAAGAAAAAACCATAGAACAGAAATCGAACACAAGCAGCTCCATATTTAGAACATAAtgcagaaacaaaaaattatcaGAAAAATCAAGATTCGCGACACAATAAACAGAACGAGGGTGAAATGAACAATTTCCGGAACAGACCTAAAGAATTGACGTCGTGGAGATCGCAGGAAGGAGAAGAGAGGAGGAAATCGTCCTCGGAGGCAAAATCGATGAGGCTGAGACGGCTAAAACGCCGATCGTGATCAGCGCCTGCGGCGTCCATGGAGATCGATCTGGAAGATCCGCCAAAGCGATGATGATCCTGAACGATTTTGAAAATCGAAGGCGGAGAGGGACGGGAGGTTTTGGAGAGGGAAAAGGAGGGTtgtgattatttttatttgtttgtttgaaatcGGTGCAAGTGGCGGtttaaaattagaaacttCTAATTTGCAAAATGGCCCTTTAGTTATAGGATTATTACAATTCCACcacaaacttttaatttgaacGACTCCCTAgacttttgaatatttgaaaatacaaaaaccatatataaatattattccaATCAAACAGTACTCAACTTTACCGTTAAACTTGGCCTctatacaaaatataatatatatatatatatatattatagttttcaattttcgTAGCTAAAAGGAATTgggttagtatttaaatttaataattcttaTTGTTTATTTGTAGTTTAacaatgaataaataattgatagtTCAAGTATTTGATAcatttaaagtatttattatttgagaGGATAATTATAACGATCTCAAAAGCGTAGAAGTTAGTTCAATTTTACGATTATAAACCTCATTGCATCCAACTTTATGTTGCAAGCAACAAGGCAAGATCGTTCACCaacccatatatattttttggagCCAACTCAAGCATAGCACAAAGAATAAGACACCAACTTGACCCCAAAGATCAAACATAAGAACATTGTATTTGTTGTCAAAACAGCTCAATCAAAATCTCCCCTTGATCCAATCTAAATCTgtcaaaataatcaaaatctaCCTAGAAGAGTTACTTCACTAGCTTGGGAATCAAACTACCAACATGAACACCAATTATCATGTTGGGAATCAAAGTAGCCTGACAATGCAGAATGAATTCAATTAAAGCTCGACATGGGTGttgatatattaatatttcagaGCAAAATGGAAGGAATTCTAAAAAGCCAAACGATGTCAAAAATCAGACTGCAAGTAGGGAGCCAATAACTACATAATAGTCCATAACAACGAATAATCAAGATCTGAAATAAGCTGACAAGCTCTACCAAGCAAACTTAAGACCTAggcttctccttcttctccttgAAAAGAGCAAGGAGAGACACCCCAGAGACCTTCACAACCTTGAATCGAACACCAGGAATATCTCCGACCGCATGTCCTTTACGTCCAAATCCAGCAATCAACACTTCATCCTGCAATCACAGTTGTCATATCAGTTTCAAAGCTTCCCATCTCTTTTTTTAAGGGGGAGAGAGGGTGCAGACTTACATTTTCTTCTATATAATTCAGGCACCCATCGTTGGGTACGAATGCAGCAATCTTTTTCCCGTTCTTGATGAGTTGGACCCTGGCACATTTTCTAATGGCAGAATTGGGCTGCTTAGCCTCAATACCTCTGAAATCAGATTACCATTGCTCATTTAGGTaccaaacatttaaaaatagcAAAGCAAAACTCAAAGAGCAGTTTACATAACAATATACATTACGTATGAATGAACTGACCAATATTTAGAGTGAAGAGaataaatggaaggaaaaaaaaaggtcagtGAGTCTCAGAGAGAACCAGCAGAAAACATCAATCGGGACACTACATCTAAGAACTCAATAACATCTGATGTTACTACCAAGATTAAAATCAAGTTGGGTGACAGTCACTTGTCGTGTTGGGTCGTCGAATCGActatgataaataaaatacatctAACTATCAAATGGGAGAAATAGGAGCTCccaacatcaaaatcaatcagGTGACTCTGACTGAAGTGCTTGGATAGAATCTATTATGACAAAATCACACAATAAAACTAATGTAAGGAATGAGAAAGGGCAACTTAGATGAAATGCATTATATTTTCCGAGTATGCTCGCAACTCCCTTTTGAAAAAATTCTGAAGATAACAAAAAGTATGCTTGAGATCTTACATCTTTTCCAACACAATGCCCTTGGCATGAGAAGACCCAGCAAATGGCTTCTTCCATTCATTGCCAAGGTGAGACTTCTTATAAGATTTGTCAGCCCACCTTTGCCTTCTACGGTGGGACTTCAGCTTGCGCCCAGCTCCCATACCTCGTGTCTTCCTGTTGGATTCATCAATCGATCAAAACCAGGTCCAAAACCACAACCCGCGCTTCGACAGGAGTTTTCCAAATGGCTATAGATTTTACTCGCCATTACAGAATTCTTAACTCATTCAAATACTTGCGcgtcaaaaaaaaatctactagTAATTGCAAATCAGATGAAATTCTAACAAGTATCCATTATAACTAAAAGTGCAAAAACTCCTAAGAATCATTCACTCCTTCGACCATATTCATACAAGATAGGTTAAACATCCAAAAATAATCCAACTCATTGTaacaaaaatc is part of the Cucurbita pepo subsp. pepo cultivar mu-cu-16 chromosome LG03, ASM280686v2, whole genome shotgun sequence genome and encodes:
- the LOC111789741 gene encoding uncharacterized protein LOC111789741, with amino-acid sequence MDAAGADHDRRFSRLSLIDFASEDDFLLSSPSCDLHDVNSLDITKEDEEQDDIRQLGTVDSSRIEEGTDAFEQREDEPQSLQSSEPERIRRNGKYNLRKSLAWDSAFFTSAGFLDPEELTSMIAPVGRIEKRALPKISEDVQKSSDTISSLESEIMPLESIEGNLFEDVRASIQKSSRIIGMGNSRSKAESGRKTTCKPPSPGRLDLTSQNKIKDRSASRKQTHGLQGPGRTIMQTSSQPRSGQQLKAVSRLPSISTSIKRPSLGHNLPATEKDGTTSDAGRAGRRDSVSLRSTAKLTRIPTAAKIQQKTSFDVSRSSSDKVGNSFSKDARRKTEGKASPSSGCIPKMSSRVGLKVKTPIENSRLSSYLISQTKHSSGISPASSISEWSTESSSNSTLEQRSNSTRASLHSVSSKRISIDSDTSNDGGNHLVGPNTQTTGLRSQPVKKTSQSSTLPPTSMKPSGLRLPSPKIGYFDGGKTSSMKSNLAVPGGMTKTGAGNVSTNGGQSKTKPSRVQPARVLPKTATRANIQPNMNSKSNKPITTKMSKTNDQEIKELCREGRNTYSHNSGSCAESNRNSGALREEMSKENESCSYANKMTTANTNREPNNSLPNFQT
- the LOC111789826 gene encoding 40S ribosomal protein S23 → MGKTRGMGAGRKLKSHRRRQRWADKSYKKSHLGNEWKKPFAGSSHAKGIVLEKIGIEAKQPNSAIRKCARVQLIKNGKKIAAFVPNDGCLNYIEENDEVLIAGFGRKGHAVGDIPGVRFKVVKVSGVSLLALFKEKKEKPRS